A genomic segment from Pistricoccus aurantiacus encodes:
- a CDS encoding NnrS family protein, with product MRQGKNTMISTRHYPAWTWFFPAASLYAALWMPLSLWVMLSGDEFQTVNMPNVSLAYLHAQELLFGFALAVIAGYLLGPLPFKKLAPLFLLWLLARLGILLAPQTLMAPLAGSGFVLLLAWQLVPRFKAAKKWRNRLLSPLLLAICLAAVAAQWSSHMPLSKAVPINYSPSGLLYIAVLLLALLMLFMGGRVIAPAVAGYRQRLGGILKARVQPNLEAGLILAMLLAIGLAFWPMVYRWAGVPLVLAGLIGWLRLLRWQPWHCLGRPDLLCLGIGYAWLGTGLIVNGIALLAQQSSVALIHVITVGALGTLTSGIMLRTALLAASPRSSLDLGREKYFAWITGLIAIATLSRLFASFTLIYHVPLLWIAATAWSLAWCLLGLRLASVANEYLIHRNTRQAAR from the coding sequence ATGCGTCAAGGCAAGAACACCATGATTTCCACTCGGCATTATCCCGCCTGGACCTGGTTCTTCCCGGCGGCGAGCCTTTACGCTGCTCTATGGATGCCGCTATCGCTCTGGGTCATGCTTTCAGGCGACGAGTTTCAGACCGTCAACATGCCGAATGTATCCTTGGCCTACCTGCATGCTCAGGAGCTACTGTTCGGTTTCGCCCTGGCGGTGATCGCCGGCTATCTGCTGGGGCCCTTGCCGTTCAAGAAACTGGCGCCGCTGTTCCTTCTCTGGTTGCTGGCAAGGCTTGGCATCCTGCTTGCGCCACAGACCCTGATGGCACCCTTGGCGGGCAGCGGTTTCGTTCTGCTGCTGGCTTGGCAGCTGGTGCCGCGCTTCAAGGCCGCCAAGAAATGGCGCAATCGCCTGCTTTCGCCGCTGCTGCTGGCGATCTGCCTGGCAGCGGTAGCCGCTCAGTGGTCGAGCCATATGCCGTTGTCGAAAGCGGTACCGATAAATTATTCGCCGTCGGGTCTGCTGTATATAGCGGTGCTGCTATTGGCCTTATTGATGCTTTTCATGGGCGGTCGGGTGATCGCGCCGGCGGTGGCGGGCTATCGTCAGCGTCTTGGCGGCATCCTCAAGGCTCGGGTACAGCCGAATCTGGAAGCGGGGCTGATTCTCGCCATGCTGCTGGCCATTGGGCTCGCATTCTGGCCGATGGTCTACCGCTGGGCCGGAGTCCCGCTGGTGCTGGCGGGGCTGATAGGATGGCTACGGCTGCTGCGCTGGCAGCCTTGGCACTGTCTGGGCAGGCCCGATCTGTTATGCCTGGGCATCGGCTATGCCTGGCTTGGGACGGGGCTGATCGTCAACGGCATTGCCTTGCTCGCCCAGCAATCGTCGGTTGCCTTGATCCATGTCATCACTGTCGGGGCGCTAGGCACGCTGACAAGCGGTATCATGTTGCGAACGGCGTTGCTGGCGGCGAGTCCAAGATCCAGCCTCGATCTGGGGCGTGAAAAATATTTTGCATGGATCACCGGCTTGATCGCCATTGCCACGCTGTCGAGGCTTTTCGCGTCCTTTACGCTGATCTATCACGTGCCCCTGCTCTGGATCGCCGCGACAGCCTGGAGCCTTGCCTGGTGCCTGCTGGGGCTGCGGCTCGCCAGCGTGGCAAACGAATACCTGATTCACCGAAATACAAGACAAGCCGCCCGTTGA
- a CDS encoding RrF2 family transcriptional regulator yields MHITRYTDYSLRVLLFTALKGEQRSTIAEIAERYDISRNHLMKVVQELNRKGYLQATRGKNGGLILKKRPEDINLGKLVRDTEQDLVLVECFGPANRCVITPACRIKLLLAKALDAFFGVLDQYTLADLIENPQERRELIRLLQINEPVPVD; encoded by the coding sequence ATGCATATCACTCGCTACACGGATTATTCGCTTCGTGTGCTGCTGTTCACCGCCTTGAAAGGCGAACAGCGCTCCACCATCGCGGAAATCGCCGAACGCTACGATATTTCCCGCAATCATCTGATGAAGGTGGTTCAGGAACTCAATCGCAAGGGCTACCTGCAGGCCACCCGCGGCAAGAACGGCGGGCTGATACTCAAGAAGCGCCCGGAAGACATCAACCTCGGCAAGCTGGTGCGGGATACGGAGCAGGATCTCGTGCTGGTGGAATGCTTCGGCCCGGCCAATCGATGCGTGATCACCCCGGCCTGTCGCATCAAGCTTCTCCTCGCAAAGGCGCTGGACGCCTTCTTCGGTGTGCTGGATCAATACACCCTGGCGGATCTCATCGAAAATCCCCAAGAGCGCCGGGAGCTGATTCGCCTGCTGCAGATCAATGAACCAGTCCCGGTCGATTAG
- a CDS encoding YbaN family protein, with translation MATPGKLSRLVYRCLAFLCIGLGAVGAVLPLLPTTPFLLVAAWAAPKGSPRLATWLWRHPHLGPPLIAWREQRAVPKRAKWLACCLLLLSWSWLAYKGSPLFVLIVTGVFFCCVATFLLTRPNPTTSTTNNNVVPRATRNGS, from the coding sequence ATGGCAACCCCCGGCAAGCTATCTCGTTTGGTCTACCGGTGTCTGGCGTTCCTGTGCATCGGCCTGGGCGCCGTCGGCGCAGTCTTGCCGCTGTTGCCTACCACCCCTTTTCTGCTGGTGGCGGCCTGGGCGGCCCCCAAGGGCTCGCCCCGGCTGGCCACCTGGCTGTGGCGGCACCCGCATCTCGGGCCGCCATTGATCGCCTGGCGAGAGCAGCGTGCGGTTCCCAAGCGTGCCAAGTGGCTGGCCTGCTGTTTACTGTTATTGAGCTGGTCCTGGCTCGCCTACAAGGGCTCGCCGCTTTTCGTGCTGATCGTCACCGGCGTTTTCTTCTGCTGTGTGGCGACTTTTCTGCTGACAAGACCCAACCCGACCACGTCGACAACAAACAATAACGTCGTGCCTCGCGCGACCCGCAACGGCTCCTGA